The Apodemus sylvaticus chromosome 22, mApoSyl1.1, whole genome shotgun sequence genome includes a region encoding these proteins:
- the LOC127672457 gene encoding ral guanine nucleotide dissociation stimulator-like — protein MVEYLPTAVRYNDHLSIRIFLTVYDKYVTTWEVLDLIMTIDILSFLSRWFEKFPDSFCKDPDMAVVRRLMTYVKLNVSSEEVQARATELLSVLEEEEAKKLKLEKACATTPAEPPVQDASVMQESLTVRPASKADPQGDLPPQKDTVLLETPPVEPFEPEASPVQLPSSDPSLPTSADTQSPIDVSADASVDMASDMAADVSADVSAVVSADMAADVSADVDANVSAFEHLFLHSVVQLGEPECFFPLPEVDI, from the exons ATGGTAGAGTATTTACCAACTGCAGTTCGATACAACGACCACCTCTCGATCCgcatttttcttactgtttacGACAAGTATGTTACCACCTGGGAGGTGCTGGACCTGATAATGACAAT cGACATATTAAGTTTTCTATCCCGCTGGTTTGAGAAATTTCCTGATAGTTTTTGtaaggacccagacatggccgTCGTCAGGCGATTAATGACCTACGTGAAGCTCAATGTGTCTTCTGAAGAAGTACAGGCCCGAGCCACGGAGCTGCTCTCAGttctggaggaggaagaggccaaaAAGCTAAAGCTTGAGAAAG CTTGTGCAACAACACCAGCAGAGCCCCCAGTGCAGGATGCCTCAGTGATGCAAGAGAGTCTGACTGTGAGGCCAGCTTCTAAGGCAGATCCACAGGGAGACCTGCCACCCCAAAAGGACACTGTGCTCTTGGAAACACCACCTGTGGAACCATTTGAGCCAGAAGCTAGTCCAGTGCAGCTTCCAAGCTCAGATCCGTCTCTGCCCACATCAGCTGATACACAGTCACCTATAGATGTGTCTGCAGATGCGTCTGTAGATATGGCCTCAGATATGGCcgcagatgtgtctgcagatgtgtctgcagtTGTGTCTGCAGATATGgctgcagatgtgtctgcagatgtgGATGCCAATGTTTCAGCTTTCGAGCACCTATTTCTACATTCTGTTGTGCAATTAGGTGAACCAGAATGTTTTTTCCCTCTGCCTGAGGTGGATATATAG